The genomic region AAGGCATTCCCCTGGAAGACCAGGTATCACCTCCCCTTCCCTTTGAGGAATGTTGACGGTTGGGTCGCGCGCCCCATCCCACAAGAGGGCTAACGCCCGCCGAGAAAATAGCTCGTTGAGACATTAAGCCTCAGCTTGAGCGCGTTTTCGGCGGGCTATTTTCATGTCTTTTTACAGAAATTATTCCCCACCAAAAAACCGTCCCAGTAAGGACGGTTTTTTAGCACAAATAAGGCTCTCAATGGTTACCCATTGTCTCGCATAGAGCTGTTCTCGCATAATGTCTGTGCTTGAACTGGTTTTAATTATATATCAAGATCGTCGAGTTCTGCAAGTTCTTTTCTGGTGTTTTCTGCGTAAGATGATTCATTTTCCACAGTTTCATCTGTTGAGTTATCCACAGAAGCATTACCATTATAATCATTTTCCTCGCGTGCGCCAGAAAAACCATCATTGTTAACAATCTTCAAGTTATATCGAGCGTCATTCTTTGCGCCCAAAGCTCGTAGAAGCGTGCGCAAGCTCTGTGCCGTACTGCCGCGCTTACCAATAACTCGACCCAAATCTGCTGGATTAACTGTCAATGTTAGTAAAACGCCCTTTTCATCAATCGTTCGGTCTACTACGACGTCTTCTGGATGTCCAACCAACGCCTTTACAGTATATTCTACAAACTGCTGATCTATTGTTGACATTCTGCCCCTCCTCCTGGAATTAAACTGTATTTTCATTATACACGAGCAGTTTACGCCGTGCAAACTTTAACTATTTCTCGCCAGATTCTTTATATTTAGCAATTGCAGCACGAGCAGCTTGCTGTTGAGCAACTTGCTTAGATGGACCAATGCCTCGCCCCATCATATTATCGCCAACAAAAACCCCAAGAGTAAAGACTTTATCGTGATCTGGACCTTCTTCGCTCAGGACTTTATATACCGGCGTTTGATTGTCAACTCGCTGAGAAATCTCCTGCAAATATGACTTCGGATCACGCCAACTGCCCGACTCCAAAATTCCATCCAACTTAACAATTATATGCTTATGAATAAAATCGCGAGCATCATCAAAACCACGCTCCAAATAAATCGCGCCGATTACCGCCTCAAATGCATTGGCTAAAATCTGTAAATGTGCTCGCTCTGAGCCGTTCTTCTCACCCTTTGACATACGAATCAGCGGACCATAACCCAACTTGTCACCAGCATCGCCAATACTTTCCGTTCGCACCAAAGCTGCCCGCCAAGCAGTCAAAATTCCCTCTGGCTCAGAAAAATGCGTAAACAAATATTCCGTTACCGCCAATTCCAAAACCGCATCAC from Candidatus Nanosynbacter sp. HMT-352 harbors:
- a CDS encoding KH domain-containing protein, whose amino-acid sequence is MSTIDQQFVEYTVKALVGHPEDVVVDRTIDEKGVLLTLTVNPADLGRVIGKRGSTAQSLRTLLRALGAKNDARYNLKIVNNDGFSGAREENDYNGNASVDNSTDETVENESSYAENTRKELAELDDLDI
- the rnc gene encoding ribonuclease III — protein: MNGMNTAPYQDFAREKLGFEFTNLDLLITALTHRSYVNEHRKSVHHHNERLEFLGDAVLELAVTEYLFTHFSEPEGILTAWRAALVRTESIGDAGDKLGYGPLIRMSKGEKNGSERAHLQILANAFEAVIGAIYLERGFDDARDFIHKHIIVKLDGILESGSWRDPKSYLQEISQRVDNQTPVYKVLSEEGPDHDKVFTLGVFVGDNMMGRGIGPSKQVAQQQAARAAIAKYKESGEK